The Desulfovibrio piger DNA segment AATTGCCGCCGGTGATACCGGATGCCAGACCGGGGGTACGAATACCACTTGCATCAGTGTCATCATAGTTGGTCGGATTGATCCACATGTGGCAGTAGGCGAAGTCGATGGTGAAGTCGTTCCACTCCACGCCCGTGCCCAGGGTCAGGGCCGTGCGGCCGTTGGAGGGCACCATGAAGTCGGAGTGATCCTCGTTGATGACCGGGGTCTCGTACCAGAAACCGGCACGCAGGCTCCACCAGTCCAGAGGCTTGTATTCCACGCTGGCGTTGAAATTCCAGCCGTCTTGCCAGTTTTTGTGGCTGATGGACTGGTTGCCGTTGTCCATGTAGATGTTCAGGGAATTGTAGGTGGACCATCGCGTCCAGACAGCGCCCACTTCGAAGCTCAGATTGTCCAGAGGCTTGTAGGCCACGCCCAGGGCCAGGGAGTCGGGCAGCTGTACGGTACCGTGGAGGTTGCAGTCCTCAAGAGAAACTTTAGAAAGCGTACTGTTGCGTTCAAATTTGCCTTCACCGTATGCGTTGACCGTGACCTGGGTCTTGTAGGCCAGGCCCACGGACCACTGATCGTTCAGACGGGCATGCAGGCCGAAGTGGCCGCCCACGCCCCAGCCCGAAGCCTGGACTTCGGCATCATGATCCATACCGGGCACAGGAGTCGTTCCCTTCAGATTAAAACCCGGTGCCTTCTGTTCCGTGGTCAGGTTGACGTTCATGATCTCCAGACCGGCGGACACGGAGAGGATGTCATTGATCTTCCAGGCCAGAGTGGGCACGGCGGAGATGGTCTGCAGGTTGACGCTGTACAGATTATAACGGCCGGTCCAGTTCTGGTCATAGCTGTTGCCCAGACCGAAGCGCGAGAACACGCCCAGGCCCAGCCACAGGCTGTCATTGAGCTGCCAGCTGGCGTAGGCGTGCGGCGCGGCCCACACGGCGGGCTTGGTGGTGGTCTCCTGCTTGCCGTGGGCCGTATCCAGCGACAAGGTCCCCATAGGCGCGACCAGGGCCATGCCGCCCATGACCTGGACGCCGGGCAGCTGGGTAATGCCGGCCGCGTTGTAGGCGATGGCCGACACGTCGTCGGCGCGGCCCACCATGCCGCTGGCCAGACCCAGACCGCGTGCGCTCCACTCGGTCAGCGCAAAACCTTCAGCCATGACGGACGACGCCATTCCCAGAACCAGGGCCACCCACAGGCCCACCACACGCAAAGCTTTCATTCTTCCTCCCTTGACCATGAAGCACCGGACAAATTCCTTCCGCCCGGTACCGGCTCCCGCCCCGCCGTGCCCGGCCATGACGCGCATACCGTCCGCTCCGGCATCAGGTCCGGTCAAAGGCCGCAAAAATGCCCGGGCAGGCACCGCGGAGCTTTCCCCAGTAAAATCCCGCTTACGGGTAAAATAAACCGGAAGATTAGAGCATATTGACAGGGTCAAGGTCAAGGAAAAGCCGCAAACGGCTGGCGCACTGCTGCCGCAAAGCTTCATGGTACAGCGCCCTGACCTCCTGCCAGCCGGCACTTTTGATGAGGCAGGAAAAACGCCTGCGGCCCCGCAGCATGGCCAGGGGCGCCGGGATAGGCCCCAGCAGGCGCACGCCCAGCTCACGGGCCCTGGTTTGCAGCAAACGGGCCAGCTCCCCCAGCGCCGCGGCACCGCCGGGATCTTCCGCAGGGAAGGAGATGCGCAGCAACGCCAGACGCACGAAAGGCGGATAACCGTGTTGTCGCCTCCGGGCCAGCTCGGCGGCATAAAAACCTTCATAATCACCGCTCTGGACATACTGCCAGCAGTAGTGATTGGTATTGCGGGTCTGGATCAGTACCCGCCCGGGTTTGTCGCCACGTCCTGCCCGGCCTGCGGACTGGACCAGCAGCTGGAAGGACCGCTCCGCAGCCCTGTAGTCCGGCAGATTGAGCCCCAGATCCCCGTCCGCCACGATGGCCAGGGTCACATCAGGGAAGTGGTGGCCCTTGGAGAGCATCTGC contains these protein-coding regions:
- a CDS encoding OmpP1/FadL family transporter, translating into MKALRVVGLWVALVLGMASSVMAEGFALTEWSARGLGLASGMVGRADDVSAIAYNAAGITQLPGVQVMGGMALVAPMGTLSLDTAHGKQETTTKPAVWAAPHAYASWQLNDSLWLGLGVFSRFGLGNSYDQNWTGRYNLYSVNLQTISAVPTLAWKINDILSVSAGLEIMNVNLTTEQKAPGFNLKGTTPVPGMDHDAEVQASGWGVGGHFGLHARLNDQWSVGLAYKTQVTVNAYGEGKFERNSTLSKVSLEDCNLHGTVQLPDSLALGVAYKPLDNLSFEVGAVWTRWSTYNSLNIYMDNGNQSISHKNWQDGWNFNASVEYKPLDWWSLRAGFWYETPVINEDHSDFMVPSNGRTALTLGTGVEWNDFTIDFAYCHMWINPTNYDDTDASGIRTPGLASGITGGNSKDTVANIYMLSFGYKF